In one Magallana gigas chromosome 9, xbMagGiga1.1, whole genome shotgun sequence genomic region, the following are encoded:
- the LOC105333663 gene encoding uncharacterized protein isoform X2, with product MKCHIIVRMGYGHLRYHHASVNTNFTAVYRNYITRKILNVCISFTTIGISNHPFFRTMFDNVNCTGSNSSKTVLKVYTRDKLESCLNGTEVHAVTSSETGEIEQYCDYRDILTSNTSPDIATEETTLSSRETSTFIIEALFISKDNIKIESVIFITATASGVLLISVIIIMVVCVQKRVKSPKNLPAADNKVYDNSFKGELIENELYQSADNAIDSTGYTDNTKINMSVPSAAPSFKGELIENELYQSADNAIDSTAKEVNLKVNMSVSSAAPNCKDLTQTEQELEQDQYSYPSKCKETNLSVDGFKDEEIDKLYSNAAQRGHQKTLNFDPDSDCQYAVVRE from the exons gtAAACACAAACTTTACAGCTGTGTATCGAAATTACATAACCAGGAAAATTCTTAACGTTTGTATTAGCTTTACCACCATTGGAATTTCAAATCATCCATTCTTCAGAACGATGTTTGACAATGTTAATTGCACAGGTTCAAACTCAAGCAAAACggttctgaaagtttatacacgtGATAAACTTGAATCCTGCTTAAATGGTACGGAAGTCCACGCTGTGACAAGTTCTGAAACCGGCGAAATTGAACAATactgtg ATTATAGAGACATATTGACATCCAATACAAGTCCAGATATCGCTACTGAAGAAACAACTTTAAGTTCTCGGGAAACCTCAACTTTTATAATTGAAGCTTTGTTTATTTCCaaagataatattaaaatagaaTCAG TTATTTTCATCACCGCAACAGCTAGCGGAGTTCTTTTGATTTCCGTCATAATCATAATGGTAGTTTGCGTTCAAAAAAG AGTAAAATCTCCGAAAAACCTGCCAGCAGCCGACAATAAAGTATACGACAATAGCTTTAAAGGAGAGTTGATTGAAAACGAACTTTACCAAAGTGCCGATAATGCTATTGATTCTACCGGCTATACTGACAACACAAAAATCAATATGAGTGTTCCTTCAGCAGCACCTAGCTTTAAAGGAGAGCTGATTGAAAACGAACTTTACCAAAGTGCCGATAATGCTATTGACTCTACCGCCAAAGAGGTCAACTTAAAAGTCAATATGAGTGTTTCTTCAGCAGCACCTAATTGTAAAGACCTAACACAAACAGAACAGGAATTGGAACAAGACCAGTACTCGTATCCGTCTAAATGTAAAGAGACTAATCTTAGTGTTGATGGGTTTAAGGATGAGGAAATAGACAAATTGTATTCTAACGCCGCCCAAAGAGGACACCAAAAGACACTCAACTTTGATCCTGACAGTGATTGTCAGTATGCTGTTGTAAGGGAATAA
- the LOC117691968 gene encoding uncharacterized protein: MKALYSFLFLIKSTGFADCCSIENINNVVENANVSCSDNLCTAQCYRGFILPTGLNEVSYYCTDGVWTPSLSSCKRLPVVSITYSAQWNFPGFLPSNCSNISARLDDLEKEIVDIVANGCQEIIGISASVQFNYTFIANTVIANFTAVYRNYTTRSILQICIGFVHLMIPNLRIFRTMFKDVTCTGLNLKDTFNIYMYVGGRLEYCLNGTVVHSVTTSASSKIEQYCDFKYNMTTIKTMIQGNTTSSTKTLTSDFSNMHQTVTQTTLDTSKGKTSIYILVPAAGVFLISGIVILVARCKKRAQAQEREKPYDTIITDGQTQYVNMTDNAHHYDVIGYTSERRQESHT; the protein is encoded by the exons ATGAAGGCACtctattcttttttgtttttgatcaAATCAACTG GTTTTGCCGATTGTTGCTCcattgaaaatatcaacaatgttGTAGAGAACGCCAATGTTTCTTGTTCAGACAATTTGTGTACAGCTCAGTGTTACCGTGGTTTTATATTACCTACAGGTCTCAATGAAGTGTCCTATTATTGTACGGATGGAGTATGGACGCCTTCGTTATCATCATGCAAGC GTCTTCCTGTAGTTTCTATTACATATTCAGCACAGTGGAATTTTCCGGGATTTTTACCGTCAAATTGTAGCAATATCTCTGCACGACTAGATGACCTAGAAAAGGAAATAGTGGATATAGTTGCCAACGGATGCCAAGAAATAATCGGGATTTCAGCCTCAGTCCAGTTTAACTATACTTTTATTGCAAATACG GTAATTGCAAATTTTACAGCAGTGTATCGGAATTACACAACCAGGAGTATTCTACAGATTTGTATTGGCTTTGTCCACTTAATGATTCCAAATCTCCGGATCTTCAGAACGATGTTTAAAGATGTTACTTGCACAGGTTTAAACTTGAAAGAcacttttaatatatatatgtatgttggAGGAAGGCTTGAATATTGCTTAAATGGTACGGTGGTCCACAGTGTAACAACGTCTGCTTCCAGCAAAATTGAACAATATTGTG attttaaatacaatatgaCAACCATAAAAACAATGATCCAAGGAAATACAACTTCTTCAACAAAGACGTTGACTTCTGATTTCTCAAACATGCATCAGACTGTTACACAAACAACCTTAGACACTTCTAAAGGGAAAACTA gtATTTACATTTTGGTCCCAGCTGCTGGTGTTTTTCTTATATCGGGCATCGTCATTTTGGTGGCTCGTTGTAAAAAGCG TGCACAAGCTCAAGAAAGAGAGAAACCATATGACACGATTAtaacagacggacagacacaATATGTCAACATGACAGACAATGCACATCATTATGACGTAATCGGATATACTAGTGAGAGGAGACAGGAAAGTCACACTTAA